The Coffea arabica cultivar ET-39 chromosome 8e, Coffea Arabica ET-39 HiFi, whole genome shotgun sequence genome window below encodes:
- the LOC140012616 gene encoding transmembrane 9 superfamily member 11-like, with protein sequence MMGLLDQYDTTKRVQLLVFVAFLQCAAGFYLPGSFPHKYMVGDQLSVKVNSLTSIETEIPYGYYSLPFCKPKEGVKDSAENLGELLMGDRIENSPYRFKMRVNETDVFLCQSAPLSGDEFKILTERIDEMYQVNINLDNLPAIRYMTKDGYFLRWTGYPVGTRVQGDYYVFNHLKFTVLIHKYEKNNVAGVIGTGDGAELITTNDQNLTTDSPGYMVVGFEVVPCSVQHDSKLLKNLTTYSKYPSPIKCEPDKVSMPVKEAQPLTFSYEVSFVESDIRWPSRWDAYLKMEGARVHWFSILNSLMVIAFLAGIVLVIFLRTIRRDLARYEELDKEAQAQLNEELSGWKLVVGDVFRAPDNAEFLCVVVADGCRILGMAVVTIFFAAMGFMSPASRGALLTGMLLFYMFLGIVAGYVAVWLLKTFKSGELSGWFSVSWRVACFFPGIAFLILTILNFLLWGSHSTGAIPISTFAVLLLLWFCISVPLTLAGGFIGTKSPRLEYPVRTNQIAREIPPQRFPSWLLAFGAGTLPFGTLFIELFFIMSSIWLGRVYYVFGFLLIVFFLLVVVCAEVSLVLTYMNLCVEDWRWWWKSFFASGSVAVYIFLYSVNYLVFDLKNLSGPVSAILYLGYSLLMAIAVMLATGAIGFLSSFLFVHRLFSSVKID encoded by the coding sequence ATGATGGGTTTGTTGGATCAATACGATACCACCAAAAGGGTGCAACTGCTCGTATTTGTTGCGTTCCTTCAATGTGCTGCTGGCTTTTATCTGCCGGGCAGCTTCCCTCACAAATATATGGTGGGCGACCAGTTATCCGTGAAAGTTAATTCCTTGACCTCAATTGAGACAGAAATCCCCTACGGCTACTACTCTTTGCCCTTCTGCAAACCCAAGGAGGGTGTCAAGGACAGCGCCGAGAATCTGGGTGAGCTCCTCATGGGAGACAGGATTGAGAACTCTCCCTATCGCTTTAAGATGCGCGTCAATGAGACTGATGTTTTCTTGTGTCAATCCGCCCCCTTATCTGGCGACGAATTCAAGATCCTCACGGAGAGGATTGACGAAATGTATCAGGTCAACATTAATCTCGATAACCTTCCTGCGATTCGTTACATGACTAAAGATGGCTACTTTCTCAGGTGGACAGGTTATCCCGTTGGTACTAGGGTGCAAGGTGATTATTACGTGTTTAACCATCTCAAGTTCACTGTTTTGATTCACAAGTACGAGAAGAATAACGTGGCTGGTGTGATTGGGACCGGAGACGGGGCTGAATTGATCACCACCAATGACCAGAATCTAACCACAGACTCTCCTGGTTACATGGTTGTGGGATTTGAAGTCGTGCCCTGCAGCGTTCAGCACGATTCTAAGCTGCTCAAGAATCTAACCACCTACTCTAAGTACCCTTCGCCAATTAAATGCGAACCGGACAAAGTAAGCATGCCTGTGAAGGAAGCTCAGCCGCTTACTTTCAGCTATGAGGTCTCTTTCGTCGAGAGCGATATCAGGTGGCCGTCGAGATGGGATGCATATCTGAAGATGGAAGGTGCAAGGGTTCATTGGTTCTCCATCCTTAACTCCCTCATGGTCATCGCTTTCCTAGCTGGAATAGTTCTCGTCATTTTTTTGAGAACCATTCGGAGGGATCTTGCTCGGTACGAAGAGCTTGACAAGGAGGCTCAGGCGCAGCTGAACGAGGAACTATCCGGATGGAAGCTAGTTGTTGGTGATGTTTTTCGCGCACCGGACAATGCAGAATTTTTATGCGTAGTGGTTGCCGATGGGTGTCGAATTCTAGGAATGGCAGTTGTTACAATCTTCTTTGCTGCGATGGGATTCATGTCCCCTGCCTCTCGAGGAGCCCTGCTCACGGGCATGCTTTTGTTTTACATGTTCCTGGGCATTGTGGCTGGTTACGTGGCTGTTTGGCTGTTGAAGACGTTTAAGTCGGGAGAATTGTCTGGGTGGTTTTCGGTTTCGTGGAGGGTTGCTTGTTTCTTCCCCGGAATTGCTTTTCTTATACTGACAATCCTGAATTTTCTCTTGTGGGGAAGCCACAGCACGGGGGCGATCCCAATTTCGACATTTGCAGTCCTGTTGTTGCTCTGGTTCTGCATATCCGTTCCCCTGACACTGGCGGGTGGATTTATCGGCACCAAATCTCCGAGACTCGAATACCCAGTTCGAACCAATCAGATTGCCCGCGAGATTCCGCCTCAAAGATTTCCTTCCTGGCTGCTAGCCTTCGGAGCAGGAACGCTTCCATTTGGAACCCTCTTCATCGAGCTCTTCTTTATCATGTCCAGCATCTGGCTTGGCCGCGTTTACTATGTATTTGGGTTTTTGCTCATCGTATTTTTCCTGTTAGTTGTGGTGTGTGCAGAAGTTTCTTTGGTCCTGACCTACATGAATCTTTGTGTGGAGGAttggaggtggtggtggaagTCGTTCTTTGCATCGGGTTCGGTTGCAGTTTACATCTTCCTCTACTCCGTAAATTATCTTGTTTTCGATCTCAAGAACCTGAGCGGACCAGTCTCTGCAATTCTGTATCTGGGCTACTCTCTCTTGATGGCCATAGCAGTAATGCTTGCAACTGGGGCCATCGGCTTCCTCTCTTCTTTCTTATTCGTGCATCGTCTCTTCTCCTCGGTGAAGATTGACTGA